A section of the Spirosoma pollinicola genome encodes:
- a CDS encoding chloride channel protein, translating to MRVNEEVVLFFTVLKWLFISSLIGCLVGLAASGFILFIHFVIEQSNQYQHVFYLLPLSFFIANLLSQFLLKKHVGTDALIAAINKNYGKIEGSFIPTKVVNIVLILATGGSAGKESPCAQIGAGIGSVCANLLRVDDIDRRKMVLCGFCAGFSCVFGAPLAGALFGIELLAVGVILYDVLLPAFVASITAFQVSSALGVTFFYYPLHFVPTFEEGFFIRLLAGGIFFGLCAYALINAIQYSTAFTNRIPIWRPWKGLLGGVILAGLTLLFSRDYLGLGLNLMEGSIKGATVLGYAFLLKALFTIITLSISRSGSVITPVLFIGATAGSFFGHTVGADPGTFAAIGFVSLLAGTTNTPIASSILAIELFGAAVAPYAAVSCVIAFLMSGHRSLYTSQILSISKSRAITIETGKQISDVRNTIKNSELWFMDWFKKRRE from the coding sequence ATGCGCGTTAATGAAGAAGTGGTTCTATTTTTTACCGTCCTTAAATGGCTGTTCATTTCCAGTCTGATTGGATGTCTGGTGGGACTAGCAGCATCAGGATTCATTCTCTTCATTCATTTCGTTATCGAGCAAAGCAACCAGTATCAGCACGTATTTTACTTACTGCCCCTTAGCTTTTTCATCGCTAACTTACTAAGTCAGTTCTTACTAAAAAAGCATGTTGGTACCGATGCATTAATTGCCGCGATCAACAAAAATTATGGCAAAATAGAGGGCAGTTTCATCCCGACGAAAGTCGTCAATATTGTGCTCATTTTGGCAACGGGGGGCTCGGCCGGGAAAGAAAGTCCGTGCGCTCAAATTGGCGCGGGTATTGGCAGTGTATGTGCTAATCTATTGCGGGTGGATGATATTGACCGTAGAAAAATGGTCTTATGCGGCTTTTGTGCAGGTTTTTCATGCGTCTTTGGCGCACCCCTGGCGGGTGCCCTGTTTGGCATCGAGCTGCTGGCCGTCGGGGTCATTTTATATGACGTGCTGCTCCCGGCTTTCGTGGCTTCCATTACCGCTTTTCAGGTTTCATCAGCCCTGGGGGTTACCTTCTTTTATTATCCGCTCCATTTTGTCCCCACCTTTGAAGAGGGATTCTTTATCCGATTGCTAGCGGGAGGCATTTTCTTTGGTTTGTGTGCCTACGCCCTCATCAACGCAATTCAATACAGCACGGCCTTTACCAATCGCATTCCCATTTGGCGTCCCTGGAAGGGTCTGCTGGGCGGGGTAATCCTGGCTGGACTAACGCTCCTGTTTTCACGGGACTACCTGGGGCTGGGACTTAATCTGATGGAGGGGAGTATAAAAGGGGCGACCGTACTGGGTTACGCTTTCCTGCTCAAAGCACTCTTCACTATTATCACCCTAAGTATTAGCCGGAGTGGTAGCGTTATTACCCCGGTTTTATTCATCGGGGCTACGGCGGGTAGTTTCTTTGGTCATACGGTTGGGGCGGATCCGGGTACGTTTGCCGCCATTGGGTTTGTTAGTCTGCTGGCGGGTACCACCAATACGCCCATTGCGTCGAGCATTCTGGCCATCGAGTTGTTTGGCGCAGCGGTAGCACCCTATGCCGCCGTATCCTGTGTCATTGCGTTTCTGATGTCCGGGCATCGAAGTCTGTACACTTCCCAGATCCTGAGTATCAGCAAATCACGGGCGATTACCATTGAGACAGGAAAACAGATCAGCGACGTACGAAATACGATAAAAAACTCGGAGCTTTGGTTTATGGATTGGTTTAAAAAACGTCGGGAATGA
- a CDS encoding efflux RND transporter permease subunit, producing MNQLIASALTRPVTIVVLVLGLLVFSVMAVLNIPVDIFPKLNAPTIYIAQSYGGMMPSQMEGFIATRYQNQMLYVSGVKDVDVKNVQGLTLVKCSFYENTNMAQAAGEVANQVSRVLSYLPPGSQPPVVVRFDASTLPVGQLVFNSKTRSLSEIQDLASTKIRPLLAKIPGASSPPPFGGNERTVVIKVDPAKMQSYALTPDQIVQSVVKANQISPAGVVRMKDYAYMTPSNSVINTVGEFAQIPLKLGTGPTVLLGDVATVNDAADQTVGYALVNGKRAVYIPVTKTGDASTMAVVTALKAKLAEMQSLLPDDVRLSYEFDQSVYVSNAVSGLMSEGIIGAVLTGLTVLLFLRDWRSSLIVVLTIPVAILAAVMCLNAAGQTINIMTLSGLALAIGILVDEATVTIENIHQHLEMGKPKARAIYDACLEIAFPEFLILICILAVFAPSFLMSGVPKAMFLPLSLSIGFAMIVAFFLALTLVPVLSNWWMKSHHKGDHEEAVQVLDSQELDQVENHAHYEKTTKHELKGFDKFKARYVSLVETLLRHRTLVISCYVLITFGLAGLLFMNIGQDMLPKSNAKQFQVRVIAPQGMRIERTEERVQQVLGIIEQLVGKENVEISSAFVGMTPSSYGTSNLYVFNAGPHEATVQVALSEDYSGNMDVLRDNLRAAVRKQLPGVGISYEPIELTDKIMSQGASTPIEVQVGGKSLEDGQAYAKRLQDGLKSIPYLRDIRIKQPLNYPTLDIQFDRIKAAQFGLTADDISKSLVAATSSSRFTAKNLWLDRKTGYAYQVQVQLPEYEMSSLEDMENIPLVKGQLRPTLGDVATIRRTTVPGEYDRSGPRRLVTVSANIFNKDLGTATRDVQRVIDGLGTPPKGTLVELQGMAQLLRETLGSLQTGLGLAIVVIFLVLMANFQSFGVAFVVLSTIPAVLAGSLGLLSLTGSTLNLQSYMGIIMSVGVSVANAILLITNAEQLRLVYNDSTKAALTAGGMRLRPIMMTSLAMIAGMIPMASGLGEAGDQSAPLGRAVIGGLFFSAFAALLILPVIFASVQGKASVKSASLNPNDEESEFYDGIDPLKKQLLTTHPN from the coding sequence ATGAACCAACTCATCGCGTCTGCACTCACCCGACCGGTCACCATTGTGGTGCTGGTGCTGGGCCTGCTGGTGTTCTCGGTCATGGCCGTGCTGAACATCCCGGTCGATATCTTCCCCAAACTAAACGCCCCAACCATCTACATCGCTCAATCCTACGGCGGCATGATGCCCTCCCAGATGGAAGGCTTTATTGCCACCCGGTACCAGAACCAGATGCTCTACGTTTCGGGCGTGAAGGATGTGGATGTCAAAAACGTCCAGGGGCTGACGCTGGTCAAATGTTCGTTTTACGAAAACACAAACATGGCCCAGGCGGCAGGCGAGGTGGCTAACCAGGTCAGCCGGGTGCTTTCCTACCTGCCGCCTGGCTCGCAGCCGCCGGTGGTGGTCCGTTTCGATGCGTCGACGCTGCCCGTCGGTCAGCTCGTATTCAATTCCAAGACCCGGTCATTATCCGAGATTCAGGATTTGGCCTCGACCAAGATCAGACCCCTGCTGGCCAAGATTCCGGGGGCCTCCTCCCCGCCACCTTTCGGCGGCAACGAGCGAACCGTGGTGATTAAAGTCGATCCGGCCAAGATGCAGTCCTATGCCCTGACCCCCGATCAGATTGTCCAATCGGTGGTGAAGGCCAACCAGATTTCGCCGGCGGGGGTGGTGCGCATGAAAGACTACGCTTACATGACACCGTCGAATTCGGTCATCAATACCGTGGGTGAATTCGCGCAAATTCCCCTTAAACTAGGTACGGGACCAACCGTCCTGCTGGGCGACGTGGCCACGGTTAATGATGCAGCGGATCAGACGGTGGGCTACGCGTTGGTGAATGGGAAGCGGGCGGTTTACATCCCGGTAACCAAAACGGGAGATGCTTCGACCATGGCGGTGGTGACGGCTTTGAAAGCCAAACTGGCTGAGATGCAGAGTCTCTTGCCTGACGATGTACGGCTCAGCTACGAATTCGATCAGTCGGTCTACGTCTCCAACGCCGTGAGTGGGCTGATGAGCGAAGGCATCATCGGGGCCGTCCTAACGGGCCTCACAGTACTGCTGTTTCTGCGCGACTGGCGCAGCTCGCTGATCGTGGTTTTAACCATACCAGTGGCCATCTTAGCGGCTGTGATGTGCTTAAATGCAGCTGGCCAGACCATCAACATCATGACCCTATCCGGGCTGGCACTAGCCATTGGTATCCTGGTTGATGAAGCGACGGTAACCATTGAAAATATTCACCAGCATCTGGAGATGGGCAAACCCAAAGCTCGGGCGATTTACGATGCCTGTCTGGAAATTGCTTTCCCCGAATTTTTGATCCTGATCTGTATTCTGGCTGTTTTTGCGCCCTCCTTTTTAATGAGTGGCGTGCCCAAGGCCATGTTTTTACCGCTTTCGCTCTCGATTGGCTTTGCCATGATTGTGGCTTTTTTTCTGGCCCTGACGCTGGTGCCGGTCTTATCGAACTGGTGGATGAAATCGCATCATAAAGGGGACCACGAAGAGGCCGTCCAGGTACTCGACTCGCAGGAACTGGATCAGGTAGAAAACCATGCCCACTACGAAAAGACGACGAAACACGAGCTAAAGGGATTTGATAAATTTAAAGCGCGGTACGTCTCCCTGGTGGAAACGCTGCTACGTCATCGAACGCTGGTCATCAGTTGTTACGTGCTGATTACGTTCGGGCTGGCGGGACTACTGTTTATGAACATCGGTCAGGATATGTTGCCTAAGAGCAATGCCAAACAATTCCAGGTACGCGTCATTGCGCCCCAGGGCATGCGTATCGAACGGACAGAAGAACGGGTTCAGCAGGTACTGGGCATCATCGAGCAGTTGGTCGGTAAAGAAAACGTCGAGATTTCCTCGGCTTTTGTGGGCATGACACCGTCCAGTTACGGGACCAGTAATCTCTACGTGTTCAACGCCGGACCTCACGAAGCAACCGTGCAGGTAGCCCTAAGTGAAGACTATTCCGGCAACATGGACGTCCTCCGGGATAACCTGCGGGCCGCTGTGCGGAAACAACTACCGGGCGTGGGCATTTCCTACGAACCCATCGAGTTGACCGATAAAATTATGAGTCAGGGTGCCTCAACGCCGATTGAGGTGCAGGTCGGGGGCAAAAGCCTGGAAGATGGCCAGGCCTACGCCAAGCGATTACAGGATGGGCTCAAATCCATTCCCTATCTGCGGGATATTCGCATTAAACAACCGTTGAATTACCCTACGCTGGATATTCAGTTTGACCGGATCAAAGCGGCTCAGTTTGGCCTCACGGCCGATGACATATCGAAAAGTCTGGTGGCCGCGACCTCGTCGAGCCGATTCACGGCCAAGAATCTCTGGCTGGATCGAAAAACCGGTTATGCCTATCAGGTTCAGGTGCAACTGCCTGAATACGAGATGAGTTCTCTGGAAGACATGGAAAATATTCCCTTGGTCAAAGGTCAACTCCGGCCCACGCTGGGCGACGTGGCCACCATCAGACGGACCACCGTACCGGGCGAGTATGACCGCAGCGGCCCGCGTAGACTCGTGACGGTATCGGCTAATATTTTCAATAAAGACCTGGGAACGGCTACCCGCGATGTACAGCGAGTGATTGACGGACTAGGCACCCCGCCCAAAGGTACTCTGGTTGAGTTACAGGGAATGGCCCAATTGCTGCGCGAAACACTTGGGAGTCTGCAAACGGGTCTGGGCCTGGCCATTGTGGTAATCTTCCTGGTCTTGATGGCCAACTTTCAATCCTTTGGGGTGGCCTTTGTGGTCCTGTCAACGATTCCTGCGGTGCTGGCCGGATCGCTGGGGTTATTAAGCCTGACGGGCAGTACGCTCAATTTGCAGTCCTACATGGGCATCATTATGTCGGTTGGGGTATCGGTTGCCAACGCCATTCTCTTAATTACCAATGCTGAGCAGTTACGGTTGGTCTATAACGACTCGACCAAAGCGGCCCTCACGGCAGGTGGTATGCGGCTACGCCCGATCATGATGACCTCGCTGGCCATGATTGCCGGGATGATTCCCATGGCCTCCGGGCTGGGGGAAGCCGGCGATCAATCCGCTCCGCTGGGCCGGGCAGTAATTGGCGGGCTGTTTTTCTCGGCGTTTGCGGCCCTGTTGATTCTACCCGTCATTTTTGCCAGCGTCCAGGGCAAAGCTTCCGTCAAATCAGCCTCCCTGAATCCCAACGACGAAGAAAGTGAGTTTTATGATGGAATTGACCCGCTGAAAAAACAACTCTTAACCACGCACCCCAACTAA
- a CDS encoding efflux RND transporter periplasmic adaptor subunit has translation MKNLLYYSVLLLGTACFLPACSSDEQSKKSAGQQAATSPETAFQTVPVSVETRAKQLALPGEFSPYYDVALYAKVNGFIKRMPVDVGDKVHQGQVLAIMEAPELESELSRMLSELTAARGRLTISKSNYRRLVQAAKTAGAVAPQELEQAQAVVMGDSANLTSQQQRVAGARQMKQYLMLTAPFDGVVTERILSPGALVGPTQKDAQPMLKLKEIGRLRLQVTVPEVYAGQIRQNAPVTYSVNAFPGKVFRGKINRISYNVERSVRAELIEIEVKNPGLQLMPGMYATVGFPVQRQSKSLYVPKSAVVISMEGSYVITVVNGKTHWVTVQTGNESDDQIEVIGHLKPADQVLVNGSDDIRDNMAIKTVAEPKVARHEAVN, from the coding sequence ATGAAAAACCTGTTGTATTACAGCGTGTTGCTGCTCGGAACGGCTTGTTTCCTGCCGGCCTGCTCCTCGGACGAACAGTCAAAAAAATCAGCTGGCCAACAAGCCGCAACGAGCCCCGAGACGGCCTTCCAGACGGTCCCTGTTTCCGTCGAGACCCGGGCCAAACAATTGGCGTTACCAGGCGAATTCAGTCCCTATTACGATGTGGCCCTCTACGCCAAAGTGAACGGCTTTATTAAACGCATGCCCGTTGATGTAGGCGATAAAGTGCATCAGGGACAGGTATTGGCCATTATGGAAGCGCCCGAACTGGAATCGGAGTTAAGTCGGATGCTGTCCGAACTAACAGCCGCCAGGGGTCGACTTACTATCAGTAAAAGTAATTATCGGCGCTTGGTGCAGGCTGCTAAAACGGCGGGAGCGGTAGCCCCCCAGGAGTTAGAGCAGGCCCAGGCGGTTGTCATGGGGGATAGTGCTAATCTGACCAGTCAGCAGCAACGGGTCGCGGGAGCCCGGCAGATGAAGCAATATTTGATGCTTACGGCTCCCTTCGATGGGGTCGTTACGGAACGCATCCTGAGTCCTGGCGCGCTGGTTGGACCGACGCAGAAAGATGCGCAGCCAATGCTGAAACTTAAAGAAATTGGGCGGTTGCGCCTGCAGGTAACCGTGCCGGAAGTGTATGCGGGCCAGATCCGGCAGAATGCGCCCGTGACGTATTCGGTAAATGCCTTTCCGGGCAAAGTATTTAGAGGTAAGATTAACCGAATTTCCTACAACGTCGAACGGAGTGTGCGGGCTGAACTGATTGAGATCGAGGTGAAAAATCCGGGACTGCAACTTATGCCGGGGATGTACGCGACGGTCGGCTTTCCGGTTCAACGGCAAAGTAAAAGTCTGTACGTGCCCAAATCAGCTGTGGTCATTTCGATGGAAGGCAGCTACGTGATTACGGTAGTGAACGGGAAAACACATTGGGTAACCGTTCAAACCGGCAATGAGTCAGATGATCAGATCGAAGTAATTGGCCATCTTAAACCCGCCGATCAGGTGCTCGTCAATGGGTCGGATGATATTCGGGATAATATGGCGATTAAAACCGTTGCTGAACCAAAAGTCGCCCGTCACGAAGCGGTAAACTAG
- a CDS encoding TolC family protein, protein MRTLLFSYCLAIQSLLIISSLSAQSVPADSTLTLASALELATQNYPSIKQKLTETQATQADLAARKASFLPAASFQAQALYATSNNVRGATFPNEGSTNSVSSGVKVNGPTADAVWGSLSSLNVNWKAITFGRNKAELALAKSAIQRANADYTQELFVHRVRVADVYLMALIIDQTVKVQAANLARIDAFRTVMQANTRSGRRPGVDSVLADAEVAKARLLLIESRRLAQQQRVQLGEFMGLPGSTFQLDTTTFQAAIPPDFQFSAEKLANHPVLSYFRRQIEFSQARVEAIRKSYLPAIALNGSFWARGSGISDNTTPEGNFIYNPSLGAGLPFRVANYFVGVSTFWRFSDVFRTRQETKAQVLRTQGEQYLYDQEVLRIKAEQQTADLQIQNAYEAAQQAPVQLGAARAAYQQAQARYAAGLSNIYEFTQAFTLLNRAEIDQFVTTNNVWRALLLKSAAEGDLTDFIKLTTK, encoded by the coding sequence ATGCGTACCCTTCTTTTTAGCTATTGCCTTGCTATCCAGTCACTACTGATCATCAGTAGTCTGTCGGCACAATCGGTACCCGCCGATTCGACCCTGACACTAGCCAGCGCTCTGGAACTGGCAACCCAGAACTACCCGTCCATCAAACAAAAACTGACCGAAACCCAGGCCACCCAAGCGGATCTGGCCGCCCGAAAAGCCAGTTTCCTGCCCGCTGCCTCCTTTCAGGCACAGGCCCTGTACGCCACCTCCAACAATGTTCGGGGGGCTACCTTTCCCAATGAAGGGTCAACCAACTCGGTGTCCAGTGGGGTTAAAGTCAATGGGCCGACGGCCGATGCAGTTTGGGGAAGTTTGAGTTCGTTAAACGTCAACTGGAAAGCCATTACCTTCGGTCGTAACAAAGCGGAACTGGCGCTGGCCAAATCGGCGATCCAGCGAGCGAATGCCGATTATACTCAGGAACTGTTCGTGCACCGGGTTCGGGTGGCGGATGTCTATCTAATGGCCCTGATTATTGACCAGACGGTCAAGGTACAGGCCGCTAACCTGGCCCGGATCGACGCCTTTCGGACCGTGATGCAGGCCAATACCCGCTCGGGCCGACGGCCTGGTGTCGATAGCGTACTGGCCGATGCCGAGGTGGCCAAAGCCCGGTTGCTACTGATTGAGAGTCGCCGACTCGCCCAGCAGCAACGGGTGCAACTGGGCGAGTTTATGGGACTACCCGGTTCGACCTTCCAGCTGGATACCACTACCTTTCAGGCAGCCATCCCCCCCGATTTCCAGTTTTCAGCCGAAAAGCTGGCCAATCATCCGGTCCTATCCTACTTCCGACGGCAGATTGAGTTTAGCCAGGCCCGGGTGGAAGCCATCCGAAAATCCTATTTACCCGCTATCGCGCTCAATGGCTCGTTCTGGGCCAGGGGGTCGGGGATCAGTGACAACACGACCCCCGAAGGTAACTTCATCTATAACCCATCGCTGGGAGCGGGGTTGCCCTTCCGGGTAGCCAACTATTTTGTGGGGGTGAGTACGTTTTGGCGCTTTAGTGATGTGTTTCGGACCCGGCAGGAAACCAAGGCGCAAGTCCTTCGAACGCAGGGGGAACAGTACCTTTACGATCAGGAAGTGCTCCGGATCAAAGCCGAGCAGCAAACGGCCGATCTGCAAATTCAAAACGCCTATGAGGCCGCTCAGCAGGCCCCGGTGCAATTGGGGGCGGCCCGGGCGGCTTATCAACAGGCCCAGGCCCGTTACGCAGCGGGTTTGTCAAACATCTACGAATTTACCCAGGCCTTTACCCTGCTCAATCGGGCGGAAATCGACCAATTCGTCACCACCAATAATGTCTGGCGGGCGCTCCTACTTAAGTCCGCTGCCGAAGGCGACCTCACGGATTTTATTAAACTGACTACCAAATAA
- a CDS encoding response regulator transcription factor, with amino-acid sequence MKILLVEDEVSLASFIKKGLEAESFSTDLAYDGYVGKQLFQKNEYDAVILDVNLPSLNGFDLCRLIKRENERIPVLMLTALDTLDDKIKGFDAGADDYLPKPFAFKELLLRIRAITKRHVLSHSTILRLADLTLDLDRKVVTRAERRIELTSKEFALLEYMLLHKGKIISRAELAERVWDTDFDSNTNVIDVYINYLRKKIDKEFSSKLLHTVIGMGYSLHES; translated from the coding sequence ATGAAGATATTGCTCGTTGAAGACGAAGTTAGTCTAGCTTCGTTCATCAAAAAAGGACTGGAGGCCGAATCATTCAGTACCGACCTAGCCTATGACGGTTACGTCGGCAAACAACTCTTTCAGAAAAATGAGTACGATGCCGTCATTCTGGACGTTAATTTGCCTTCCTTAAACGGGTTTGACCTGTGTCGACTGATCAAACGGGAGAACGAACGAATACCGGTTCTGATGCTGACGGCGCTGGATACCCTGGATGATAAAATCAAAGGCTTTGACGCGGGGGCGGATGATTACCTGCCTAAACCCTTTGCCTTTAAGGAACTGCTGCTGCGGATTCGAGCCATTACTAAACGCCATGTGCTTAGTCATTCTACTATCTTGCGCCTGGCCGACCTGACCCTGGATTTAGACAGAAAAGTGGTTACCCGCGCCGAAAGACGCATTGAGTTGACGTCCAAAGAGTTTGCCTTGCTGGAATACATGCTGCTGCATAAAGGCAAAATCATTTCCCGCGCTGAGCTGGCCGAACGGGTCTGGGATACAGACTTTGACTCGAATACCAATGTGATCGATGTGTACATCAATTACCTGCGCAAAAAAATTGATAAGGAGTTCTCCTCCAAACTCTTACACACCGTAATCGGCATGGGCTACTCGCTGCATGAATCCTAA
- a CDS encoding sensor histidine kinase, whose translation MLIRHKLTILFTAIGLAIQIAFTSFVYTFYSVYREQGFTVRLQGKARLFGRVMISRHSSQGVLDRALNATDLQTLTEEHISIFDQQGNLVFTNQSPAYVQKEARFIPALAKQPSIQFTINRNEGVGIVYRDQGLPYSIFVTGYDRLGHSKQQNLLVILLVANLGGFLLIMISGWYFVGLFLRPLANMVSRVRGVQADAHLTFRLNEGNQTDEIAQLAMTFNQLLTQLQTTFENQRQFVSHASHELRTPLTTVLGTLETSHQYDTNPADWRISMEVAMRELTKLVGLTNSLLKLANTGDGSLAMSPTRLEECVMSAVSQVKQKRADCTVSFQFGQMPADDFFEVMGNEILLTTALQNVIDNACKYSRQAVLVDLFTQPDTALHVITVTDQGIGIPLADQPHVFEPLYRGQNAGQAEGFGVGLAITQQIIVRHQGEISLVSSPATGTIVRIELPAYDAKVLRTA comes from the coding sequence ATGTTAATCCGACATAAATTAACGATCCTGTTTACGGCAATCGGTCTGGCCATCCAGATTGCCTTCACCAGCTTTGTCTATACCTTTTACTCGGTTTACCGGGAGCAGGGATTTACCGTACGTTTGCAGGGGAAAGCCCGGCTATTTGGGCGGGTCATGATTTCCCGTCATTCCAGTCAGGGTGTACTGGATCGCGCCCTGAATGCCACGGATCTGCAAACCCTCACCGAAGAGCATATCAGCATCTTTGATCAGCAAGGCAACCTGGTGTTTACCAATCAGTCGCCCGCTTACGTGCAAAAAGAAGCTCGCTTCATTCCGGCACTGGCCAAACAACCCTCCATTCAGTTTACCATCAACCGCAACGAAGGCGTTGGGATCGTGTACCGGGACCAGGGCCTGCCCTATTCCATCTTTGTAACCGGTTATGACCGACTGGGCCATTCCAAACAACAGAACCTGCTGGTTATCTTGCTCGTCGCTAATCTGGGTGGCTTTTTGCTGATCATGATTTCGGGCTGGTACTTTGTGGGCCTGTTTTTGCGTCCCCTTGCCAACATGGTCAGCCGGGTTAGAGGGGTACAGGCCGACGCCCATCTGACGTTTCGATTGAATGAAGGCAACCAAACCGATGAAATTGCCCAGCTGGCTATGACCTTTAACCAGTTATTAACCCAGCTTCAAACCACCTTTGAGAACCAGCGGCAGTTCGTATCCCACGCCTCCCATGAACTCCGCACACCCTTAACGACAGTATTGGGAACACTCGAAACCTCCCACCAGTACGATACCAATCCCGCCGACTGGCGAATCAGTATGGAGGTGGCCATGCGGGAATTAACTAAACTGGTTGGGCTGACCAATAGCCTCTTGAAGCTAGCCAACACGGGCGACGGTTCGCTGGCCATGAGCCCGACTCGATTGGAGGAATGCGTGATGTCGGCGGTTAGTCAGGTCAAGCAGAAGCGAGCCGACTGTACCGTTTCGTTTCAGTTTGGGCAGATGCCCGCCGATGATTTTTTCGAGGTCATGGGCAATGAAATCCTGCTGACGACGGCCCTGCAAAATGTCATCGACAATGCCTGCAAATATTCCCGGCAGGCCGTTTTGGTCGATCTGTTCACCCAGCCGGACACTGCCCTACACGTGATCACCGTTACCGATCAAGGCATCGGTATTCCGCTCGCCGATCAACCCCATGTGTTCGAACCCTTGTACCGGGGGCAAAACGCGGGGCAGGCGGAGGGGTTTGGCGTAGGGCTGGCCATCACCCAGCAGATCATTGTGCGTCATCAGGGCGAAATAAGTCTGGTATCCTCCCCAGCGACGGGTACCATCGTGCGCATCGAACTACCCGCTTATGATGCCAAAGTACTTCGGACGGCTTAG
- the lgt gene encoding prolipoprotein diacylglyceryl transferase: MPPRMNFLPSVIIWTAKAELFRLGPFAVTWYGLFFGLSFIIGLQVITYLFKQEDKPVGEVDSLLLYIVISTITGARLGHFLFYEPTMLWQHPLDVLLPPYRGLASHGAAVGILLGIFFYVRSRQARGASFLWVADRIAIVVALSGFFIRLGNLMNSEIIGRPTNLPWGFIFANNTAYSAVPRHPAQLYEALTSLLLFGVLLGIWSRYRAQTPHGLLVGVFMIWVFSLRFLYEFLKENQVAFEDQMRLNVGQLLSVPAVLIGVYLLLRSYNSVLHRHLPG, from the coding sequence ATGCCGCCCCGCATGAACTTCTTGCCCAGTGTTATTATCTGGACGGCAAAAGCAGAACTGTTTCGTCTAGGGCCGTTTGCGGTAACCTGGTATGGGCTGTTTTTTGGTCTGAGTTTTATTATTGGCCTTCAGGTAATTACCTATCTCTTTAAACAGGAGGACAAGCCGGTAGGCGAAGTCGATTCACTCCTGTTGTATATAGTCATATCAACAATCACGGGTGCTCGGTTGGGGCATTTCCTGTTTTATGAACCCACGATGCTCTGGCAACATCCCCTGGACGTACTCTTACCACCCTACCGGGGTTTAGCCAGCCACGGGGCCGCTGTTGGAATTTTATTAGGTATATTTTTCTACGTGCGTAGCCGACAAGCACGGGGAGCCTCTTTTCTATGGGTAGCCGACCGGATTGCTATCGTTGTGGCCCTAAGCGGCTTCTTTATTCGGCTGGGTAATTTAATGAATTCCGAAATTATTGGCCGACCGACAAATCTGCCCTGGGGATTTATCTTCGCAAACAACACGGCGTATTCTGCCGTACCGCGCCACCCAGCCCAATTATATGAAGCCCTGACCAGTCTTCTTTTGTTTGGTGTGCTGCTGGGGATCTGGTCTCGCTACAGGGCGCAAACACCCCATGGCTTACTGGTTGGGGTATTTATGATCTGGGTCTTTAGCCTACGTTTTTTATATGAATTCTTGAAGGAGAACCAGGTTGCGTTTGAAGATCAGATGCGTTTGAATGTGGGTCAGCTATTAAGTGTTCCTGCCGTGTTGATTGGCGTGTACTTACTACTCAGGAGCTATAACTCCGTACTACATCGCCATTTGCCTGGATAA